ggggggcagggcagaggaggaggggtggggggccaggattGGGGGTGGAGGAAGTTGGGGAGCTGAGTGGACAATTCCGTTTTTATACCCGCCCCTCAGCCAATCAGGAACCGTGGTGCCCCTCTGCTGGATGTCAATCATATCACAGCACCCATTCAGGGACTAGGATTTCCCCCTAGTCCCGCCTTATTGCTCCCGTCAATCAGGGGGGTTGTCACTCAGGGCccgcctccttccttccttccatcaaACCCCGACTGTCCAATCAGAAAGGCCGAGTGCCCTGAAAGGCCCGCCTACTCGGGAGCCTGTCAATATCCGGTCGATTGTCCAATCAGGGGCATTCGGGGAGGTTGGTCCAATCAGCGAGGGAAGGCGCTTTTTCTGGCTGTCAATCACGGCAAACTGTCCAAACACGGACTGTCCCGCCCCCTTTCAAccgtcagtcttacctcaattaTCCAATCAGAGAACCAGGTCTCCACCGCACTCCCGCCTTTTCTTTAATCTGTCACTCTCCACCCAATCAGCGAGCTCGCTTGGATTTAAATCCCGCCTCTCAGGTCACCTGGCCGGAGGGCTAATCAACAAGTCCCAATTGGTCACAACGCCCTCTCTCCCACGTGGCCTCCCGACGGGGAGCCAATCAGAATGCGCCGGGCATACtccgccccctcccttctcccgTTAGAGGCGGCTGACGCTCCAAAGATGTAAACAAGGCCTCGCGCCGCGACCGTTGCAGGGTGAGGAAGGTCTCGCGCTTGGGGAAGGGCGGGAGGGGAGCCGGTTTGGAGCGGTTTCTGATTGGCCACGGCCTGcccgcgggggagggggaggaggctgtCGGGGAGTGAGGTGGGCTCTGATTGGTTGCGGGGCACGGGACTGGGTTAGGGACGCGGGCGGCGGGTTGGCAAGAGTGCCCCCCTAATACGGGGCGTTCTGATTGGTGGacgagccgggggggggggcgggaatatCGGTCTCTGATTGGTGGGAGGCTCTGCTTAGGACAGAGGGTGGaaggaggctgtgggggagggggagccaaaATTCTAGGGTGTGCCCCATGATAGGTGGGAGCGCAGTGAGGGGAGCAAGAGTGGAGCCTGAGTATGCAGGGCTCTGATTGGTGGGTGGCGGGGGTACCTCCAGGAGGACGTTACAGTCCCCTGAGTATGCAGGGCTCTGATTGGTGGGCGGCTACAGTACATGGAGGAGGACATTACAGCCCCCTGAGTATGCAGGGCTCTGATTGGTGAGTGGCGGGGGTACCTCCAGGAGGACGTTACAGTCCCCTGAGTATGCAGGGCTCTGATTGGTGGGCGGCTACAGTACATGGAGGAGGACATTACAGCCCCCTGAGTATGCAGGGCTCTGATTGTGGGTGGCGGGGGTACCTCCAGGAGGACGTTACAGTCCCCTGAGTATACAGGGCTCTGATTGGTGGGCGGCTACAGTACATGGAGGAGGACATTACAGCCCCCTGAGTATGCAGGGCTCTGATTGGTGAGTGGCGGGGGTACCTCCAGGAGGACGTTACCGTCCCCTGAGTATGCAGGGCTCTGATTGGTGAGTGGTGGGGGTACCTCCAGGAGGACGTTACAGTCCCCTGAGTATGCAGGGCTCTGATTGGTGGGCGGCTGTGgtacctccaggaggcctccaaTGGGTGGCTAAAGCTTTGCCTTCCAGGGAGAGGCCCTGGCAGCCACCCCCTGGGCCCGGCTCCAGCCCCCGCGCTGAGCATGGGCTCtcggagcagcagcagcgccggCTCGGGGGGCCGGGAGCCCCAGGACGGCTGGCCCCAGCGGGGTTCCCGGCTCCTGCGGGGCGagggggaggcggaggaggaggacgaggacgTGGACCTGGCCCAGGTACTGGCGTATCTCCTGCGCAGGTAACTCACCGCCTCCTCCCCTGGGCGGCACAGGGCCCCCAGGGGGCAGCCCCAcggcggggggctggggaacaggaggcCAGGCGGTGTCCTGGCCCCTCCCGGCGCCATCACGAGACGGGAAGCGGAGCGAATCGGCAGGACCTGCCCACCTCAGTGTGGCCGGGGGAGATCTCCGCCCATGGGCAGGAAATCTGGGGGGACGTACGCCCCcgagagctggcgggggggggggcggctgccTAACGAGCTCTGGTTCCTCCgccccctgcccagagggcagatTCGCCTCGTGCAGGGCGGAGGCCCGGCCAGCGTCCAGGTGGTGCAGACGCTCTCTGACTCGGACGATGACAACGACAGCGCCTGGGAGGGGCGGCTGGGAGACCGCTACAACCCCCCAGGTAGGGAGCGGGACcctggggggctggccccagctctgggggggcagtggggctggtggttagagcagggaccgggagccaggactcctgggttctccccgtgctgggggggcggtgggggctggtggttagagcagggccgggggccaggactcctgggttctccctggctctgggagggcagtgggggctggtggttagagcagggggtgggagccaggactcctgggttctccccgtgctgggggggcggtgggggctggtggttagagcagggccgggggccaggactcctgggttctccccggctctgggagggcagtgggggctggtggttagagcagggggtgggagccaggactcctgggttctccccgtgCTGGGGGGGCGATggaggctggtggttagagcagggccgggagccaggactcctgggttctctcccagctctgggagggcagtgggggctggtggttagagcagggggccgggggccaggacttctgggttctccccgtgctggggaggtggtgggggctggtggttagagcaggggctgggagccaggcctcctCGGTTCTcctcgtgctggggggggcggtgggggctggtggttagagcaggggtgggagccaggactcctgggttctccccggctctgggggggtgggggcagtgggagctggtggttagagcagggccgggagcccggactcctgggttctccctggtgtTGCCATGAGCAGCAGCTGCGTTTCTGTGCCCCCAACAGTGGACTCCGCCCCGGACACGCGAGACCTGGAGAGTAACGAGATCACGACCCAGATCCGGCTGGCCAACGGCCGGGTGAGCGCCCGGCCGgccccccacagcctcccccagctgctgcgcCAGGTAGGTGTCctgccgggggctgggggggcgcccGGACTCCGGGGTTCTCACCCCGCTTTGCTCCCCTGCAGAGAGAATGGGGCCTGTGTCACCACAGCAGCTTCTCGCCCGGCGAGCGCTCCCGCGTCATGTCCCAGTGAGTAccgggggggaaggtggggggctgcCGGGGGCTCCCCActcaccctgctctgccccccagcttcctgcccaacCAGCTGGCCTTTGCCGACTGCTACTCCCAGAAGGCCTTCTGCGGCGTCTACTCCGCCAACGGGGACCTCTTCATGTCTGCCTGCCAAGGTAAGGGGCGCCCTTGGCCCCGTGGGTAATCCCGCCCCAGCACCCCTCAGCCACGTGGGTCATCTGCACCCCGGTGCGCCGCTCGGCCTCGTGGATAATCCCGCCCCAGCACCCCTCAGCCGTGTGGGTCATCTGCACCCCGGTGCGCCGCTGGGCCTCGTGGGTAATCCCGCCCCAGCACCCCTCAGCCGTGTGGGTCATCTGCACCCCGGTGCGCCGCTGGGCCTCGTGGGTAATCCCGTCCCAGCACCCCTCAGCCGCGTGGGTCATCTGCACCCCGGTGTGCCGCTAGGCCTCGTGGGTAATCCCGTCCCAGCACCCCTCAGCCGCGTGGGTCATCTGCACCCCGGTGTGCCGCTAGGCCTCGTGGGTAATCCCGTCCCAGCACCCCTCAGCCGCGTGGGTCGTCTGCACCCCGGTGCGCCGCTCGGCCTCGTGGATAATCCCGCCCCAGCACCCCTCAGCCGTGTGGGTCATCTGCACCCCGGTGCGCCGCTGGGCCTCGTGGGTAATCCCGTCCCAGCACCCCTCAGCCGCGTGGGTCATCTGCACCCTGGTGCGCCGCTGGGCCTCGTGGGTAatcccaccccagcacccctcaGCTGTGTGGGTCATCTGCACCCTGGTGCGCCGCTCGGCCTTGTGGGTAATCCCCGCCTGGCACCCTCGGCCTCATGGgtaatcccccacccctcagcctcaTGGGTAATTCCAGCCCTGGCACTCCGCTCGGCCTCGTGGGTAATCTCTGCCCAGCGCCGCTTGGCCTTGTGGgtaatcccccacccctcagcctcaTGGGTAATTCCCACCCCGGCACGCCCCTTGGCCTCGTGggtaatcccctgccccagcacccccccgtGGGTAATCCCCACCCTGCGCCCCTCGGCCTCGTGGGTACCCTCCCGGCCGCTGGCCTCGCTGACCCCGCCCCATCCCGCCCCCAGACCAGACCATCCGGCTGTACGACTGCCGGTACGGCGGCTTTCGCAAGGTCCGCAGCGTGCAGGCCCGGGACGTGGGCTGGAGCGTGCTGGACGTGGCCTTCACCCCCGACGGCACCCACTTCCTCTACTCCAGCTGGTCCGACTACAGTGAgtagggccggggggggggcggagcctGCCGgagccccgcccccggctgccccctgaccgcctctctccccccccccagttcACATCTGTAACATCTCCGGGGATGGGGACGTGCACACGGCGCTGGATctgaggtgatggggggctgcCGCAGGGGGAGAGCTTCCCACATCCCCTCCGGGCAGcgccccggctcccctcctgcCGAGGGGCCCCCCCGCGTCGCcgttcagcctctctctctctctccctcgcAGGCCGGACGAGCGTCGTTTCGCCATCTTCTCCCTCACGGTCTCCTCCGACGGGCGGGAGGTGCTCGGCGGGTGAGTCCCGGTCGCCCCCCAGCAGGGCGCAGCCCCAGGCCCGCCTGAGCCGCCCCGCCTCACGCCTCGgtttcccctccccagggctaACGACGGCTGCGTCTATGTCTTCGACCGGGAGCAGAACAAACGGACCCTCAAGGTACCTCCCGGGGCCCAGCGGGTTGGCCCACCCCTAACCCGGATACCGCCGCTAAGTGGCACCACGCctccgcccccagccctgggctccgaGCCCCGGCCGCCCGCTGCGGTGAGGTGCCGCCCGGGCGGAACGGTGCAAAGGCCAGATGGGTGGCCAGTGCCCGCCCTTTCGGCAGATCGCGGTCGGGACGACCCCTCTGGCGCAGGTGAAACGGCCCAGCACGAGCCAGAGCGGCTGCTTCCCCGCCGAGCATTAAACCGGTCGGTTTCGGTGGCTGGCGAGGAGGGATTGGAACGGAAAAGGGGACAGCGGACACTTGGCACCTTTCGAGCTGGACAAAGGGGCCGGCTGGCGTGGGACAGCCCAGCCCCGAGGGTTGGGTGTCAAGCTTCCGTCCAAGCTGAGGCGTCGTCCCCTTGCAGCATCTTTCCTCTCTAGCTCAGCTTCGCTCCAGCCAGGTCTCCGCCAGACCTCGCGTCCCTGGAATCCACCTCTCCACGGCCGGATCGTCGGGCCGGCCTTATGCCTCGTACGAGTGGGGAGAACAGTGGTCgattttcctcccctcccccgtcgTCGTTGAGTTTCACACGTCCCGAGCGGGCCTGGGACATCCACCCTGACTGGGCTGATGGACCAGGCCGTGTGGGTTTCCCTTGGTGTAATGCTTCTGAGCAGCACCGGGACCTTTTTAAAGGACCAGGGCAGCGCCATTCCCACGCGCCCGCCGTGGGTCGCTTACCGGGAGCGGAGCCCAGGCAGTTTCGCGATGAGCGtgcagccaggctctggggagccGGATCAAGGCTCCGACGTTGAACCCAACCCTCTCGCGGCGCACACATCTGCGACGGCGTTCCCTCCTGGTCCTGCTTCCGTCCCGCTGCCCCGGGCCTCCGGAGTCACCAGTCAGCGGCAGATGGGTGTGAGTCTTTCCCGCTGCCCCAGTGGGACCCATCACCTGCAGGTGGGACTTCGTCTTCCTCTCCGGGTGGGGCGCTGCTGTAGACTCCAGTTCTTATTGTTCTTCAGCCACCGAGTCTATGTTGTCCAGACAGGCGGCTCCAGAGGGGACCTGTCtgagcatctgacgaagcgggttttatgctccaaaatatctgttagtctccaaggtgccacaggacttcttcgatcctagaacactaggactagaagggacctcgagaggccatcgagtccagccccctgccctcatggcaggaccaagcactgtctaaaccatccctgatagacatctaaccaacctgttcttaaatatttccagcgatggagattccacaacctcccttggcaatttattccactgtctgaccacccagacaggtaggaactttttcctaatgtccagcctaaacctcccttgctgcagtttaagtccattgcctcttgttctatcctcagaggccaagaagaagaagatttCTCCTCATGACGCCCTTttcgatacctgaaaaccactatcacgtccccacctcaatcttttcttttccaagctaatcaagcccagttctttcagcctttcttcgtaggtcacattctctagacctttgatcattctcgtcgcTCTTtcctggactctctctaatttctccacatcttttttgaactgcggtgcccagaactggacacaatactccagctgaggcctaaccagcgcagagcagagcgggagaatgacttctcgtgtcttgttcacgacacacctgttaatgcatcccagaatcaggtttgctttttttgcaacagcgtcacactgttgactcatatttaacttgtggtccactataacccctacatccctttctgctgtagtcgttcctagacagtcctttcccattctgtatgtgtgacactgattgttccttcccgagtggagcactttgcatttgtctttattaaacttcatcctgttttacctcagcccatttctccagtttatccagatcattttgaattatgaccctgtcctccaaagcagttgcaacccctcccagcttgggatcatc
The window above is part of the Carettochelys insculpta isolate YL-2023 chromosome 32, ASM3395843v1, whole genome shotgun sequence genome. Proteins encoded here:
- the DCAF11 gene encoding DDB1- and CUL4-associated factor 11, translated to MGSRSSSSAGSGGREPQDGWPQRGSRLLRGEGEAEEEDEDVDLAQVLAYLLRRGQIRLVQGGGPASVQVVQTLSDSDDDNDSAWEGRLGDRYNPPVDSAPDTRDLESNEITTQIRLANGRVSARPAPHSLPQLLRQREWGLCHHSSFSPGERSRVMSHFLPNQLAFADCYSQKAFCGVYSANGDLFMSACQDQTIRLYDCRYGGFRKVRSVQARDVGWSVLDVAFTPDGTHFLYSSWSDYIHICNISGDGDVHTALDLRPDERRFAIFSLTVSSDGREVLGGANDGCVYVFDREQNKRTLKIESHEDDVNAVAFADSSSHILFSGGDDAICKVWDRRTMREDDPKPVGVLAGHQDGITFIDSKGDARYLISNSKDQTIKLWDIRRFSGREGLEASRQAVTQQNWDYRWQQVPKKAWRKTKLRGDSSLMTYRGHGVLHTLIRCRFSPAHTTGQQYIYSGCSTGKVVVYDLLSGRIVKKLTNHKACVRDVSWHPYEEKIVSSSWDGYLRLWEYRQAEYYEDDLRDPENLPSAGSPPAGSE